From Salvelinus sp. IW2-2015 linkage group LG33, ASM291031v2, whole genome shotgun sequence, one genomic window encodes:
- the LOC111957920 gene encoding nuclear receptor ROR-beta, producing the protein MRAQIEVIPCKICGDKSSGIHYGVITCEGCKGFFRRSQQNNAAYSCPRQRNCLIDRTNRNRCQHCRLQKCLALGMSRDAVKFGRMSKKQRDSLYAEVQKHQQRILNERQQQTGEAEALARVYSSSLTNGLNTLNHEIGGTYANGHVIELPKGQVNGGAPGGYYHSMDSTQPSPDQSGLDMAGMKHIKQEPVYDLTPVTNLFNYSSYQDSQLAPSNVSMGELDRIAQNIIKSHLETCQYTADELQQLAWQTHSYDDIKMYQSKTRDMLWQQCAIQITHAIQYVVEFAKRISGFMELCQNDQILLLKSGCLEVVLVRMCRAFNPLNNTVLFEGKYGGMQMFKALGCDDLVSAVFDFAKSLCSLQLTEEEIALFSAAVLISTDRPWLMEPRKVQKLQEKIYFALQHIMQKNHMDEDTLAKLIGRIPTLSALCTLHTEELQAFQQLHPETVNVLFPPLYKELFNPDPNAAITIPK; encoded by the exons cCCAAATCGAAGTTATACCATGCAAAATTTGCGGAGACAAGTCATCAGGAATCCACTATGGAGTCATCACGTGTGAGGGCTGCAAA GGGTTCTTCAGACGTAGTCAGCAGAACAACGCTGCATACTCCTGCCCTCGCCAGAGGAACTGTCTGATCGACAGGACCAACCGAAACCGCTGCCAACACTGCCGCTTACAGAAGTGTCTCGCACTCGGAATGTCCAGAGATG CGGTGAAGTTTGGTCGCATGTCAAAGAAGCAGCGAGACAGCCTGTACGCTGAGGTGCAGAAGCACCAGCAGCGGATCCTGAATGAGCGGCAGCAGCAGACTGGTGAGGCCGAGGCCCTGGCGCGCGTCTACTCCTCCAGCCTGACCAACGGCCTCAACACCCTCAACCACGAGATCGGAGGCACCTACGCCAACGGCCACGTCATTGAGCTTCCCAAGGGCCAGGTGAACGGTGGTGCCCCCGGCGGCTACTACCACAGTATGGACTCCACCCAGCCCTCCCCGGATCAGTCAGGCCTGGACATGGCGGGCATGAAGCACATAAAACAGGAGCCTGTGTACGACCTGACCCCTGTGACCAACCTGTTCAACTACAGCTCCTACCAGGACAGTCAGCTGGCGCCAAGCAATGTCAGCATGGGAGAGCTAG aTCGTATCGCCCAGAACATTATAAAGTCTCACCTGGAGACCTGTCAGTACACAGCAGATGAGCTCCAGCAGCTGGCCTGGCAGACACACTCCTACGATGACATCAAGATGTACCAGAGCAAA ACGCGAGACATGCTGTGGCAGCAGTGTGCCATCCAGATCACCCATGCCATCCAGTATGTGGTGGAGTTTGCCAAGCGCATCTCAGGCTTCATGGAGCTGTGCCAGAATGACCAGATCCTTCTGCTCAAGTCAG gtTGTCTGGAGGTGGTCCTGGTTAGAATGTGTCGGGCGTTTAACCCGCTCAACAACACAGTGCTGTTTGAGGGGAAGTACGGCGGCATGCAGATGTTCAAAGCACTAG GCTGTGACGACCTGGTCAGCGCGGTGTTTGACTTTGCCAAGAGTCTGTGCTCTCTGCAGCTCACTGAGGAGGAGATCGCTCTGTTCTCCGCAGCAGTGCTCATCTCCACAG ACCGGCCGTGGCTGATGGAGCCCAGGAAGGTGCAGAAGCTCCAGGAGAAGATCTACTTTGCGCTGCAGCACATCATGCAGAAGAACCACATGGATGAGGACACGCTGGCTAAG cTGATTGGTCGGATCCCCACGCTGTCGGCCCTGTGTACTCTCCACACCGAGGAGCTACAGGCCTTCCAGCAGCTTCATCCCGAGACGGTCAATGTGCTCTTCCCCCCACTCTACAAGGAGCTCTTCAATCCCGACCCCAATGCAGCCATCACCATACCCAAGTGA